In Prosthecobacter vanneervenii, a single window of DNA contains:
- a CDS encoding YebC/PmpR family DNA-binding transcriptional regulator, whose product MGAQWKQKWREMAADQKGKITGKLVREIQVAAKLGGPHPEYNARLAAAVANAKKQSVTRDTIERAIAKGSGTGPDAVQYETTVYEGFTPHRVPVVVECLTDNNNRTSSEIRVLFRAGSMGKVQWMFDHVGMVEAHHADKTLDIEVAALEAEAENVEPMEVEDEEAAGHIGARFFTQTTTLDAVTKALKAAGWQVTTSEMSYVPKEYPEVTDEQRDEITSFLQALDGHDDVHRVYAALK is encoded by the coding sequence GGGCAAGCTGGTGCGTGAAATCCAGGTGGCGGCCAAGCTGGGTGGGCCGCACCCCGAGTACAACGCCCGTCTGGCCGCTGCGGTGGCCAATGCCAAGAAGCAGAGCGTGACACGGGACACCATCGAGCGCGCCATCGCCAAGGGCTCGGGCACCGGGCCGGATGCCGTGCAGTATGAGACGACGGTTTATGAAGGATTCACCCCGCACCGCGTGCCGGTGGTGGTGGAATGCCTGACGGACAACAACAACCGCACCTCCTCGGAAATCCGCGTGCTCTTCCGCGCTGGCAGCATGGGCAAGGTGCAGTGGATGTTTGACCACGTGGGCATGGTCGAGGCGCATCACGCGGACAAGACTTTGGACATCGAAGTGGCCGCGCTGGAGGCCGAGGCGGAGAATGTGGAGCCTATGGAAGTCGAGGACGAGGAAGCCGCAGGCCACATCGGTGCGCGTTTCTTCACCCAGACGACGACGCTGGACGCCGTGACGAAGGCCCTCAAAGCCGCTGGCTGGCAGGTGACCACCTCCGAAATGAGCTACGTGCCCAAGGAGTACCCCGAAGTGACCGACGAGCAGCGCGATGAGATCACGAGCTTCCTGCAGGCGCTGGACGGGCATGATGATGTGCACCGGGTTTACGCAGCGCTGAAATGA